From the genome of Eucalyptus grandis isolate ANBG69807.140 chromosome 2, ASM1654582v1, whole genome shotgun sequence, one region includes:
- the LOC104434075 gene encoding probable sugar phosphate/phosphate translocator At3g17430, with protein MQGVQGKMISKPLLLTYLYLLIYILLSSGVILYNKWVLSPKYFNFPFPITLTMIHMGFSGAVAFFLVRVLKVVSPVKMTFEIYATCVIPISAFFAASLWFGNTAFLHISVAFIQMLKALMPVATFCMAVLCGTDKLRCDVFSNMVLVSIGVVISSYGEIHFNVIGTIYQVTGIVAEALRLVLTQVLLQKKGLTLNPITSLYYIAPCSFVFLFIPWYLLEQPEMEVSQIQFNFWIFFSNALCALALNFSIFLVIGRTGAVTIRVAGVLKDWILIALSTVVFPESTITGLNIVGYAIALCGVVMYNYIKVKDVRASQAPSDGIAERMGKDWKLEKKSSDIYVPNSDNDNERGIAGSLSGSDSKVDEEAPLITTSRLSHIGRTQLGSHAV; from the exons ATGCAGGGTGTGCAAGGCAAAATGATCAGCAAACCGCTTTTGTTGACATATCTGTACCTGCTAATATACATTCTCCTTTCATCTGGAGTGATATTGTATAACAAG TGGGTACTTTCTCCAAAGTACTTCAATTTTCCATTTCCCATTACACTTACCATGATTCATATGGGATTTTCTGGTGCTGTGGCCTTCTTTCTTGTTCGTGTTCTAAAG gttgtATCTCCTGTCAAAATGACATTTGAAAT aTATGCAACTTGCGTAATCCCAATTAGTGCCTTCTTTGCTGCTAGTCTCTG GTTTGGTAACACTGCTTTCTTGCATATCTCAGTAGCCTTCATCCAGATGCTAAAAGCCCTAA TGCCAGTGGCAACTTTCTGTATGGCTGTTCTGTGTGGGACGGATAAATTGAGGTGTGACGTGTTCTCAAACATGGTGCTCGTCAGCATTGGAGTAGTCATTTCCTCCTATGGGGAAATTCATTTTAATGTGATAGGGACCATTTACCAGGTTACGGGCATCGTTGCTGAAGCGCTTAGACTGGTTTTAACACAAGTCCTCCTACAGAAGAAGGGCTTGACTTTAAATCCGATTACCAGCTTATATTACATAGCTCCATGCAG TTTCGTTTTCCTGTTTATTCCTTGGTACCTACTCGAGCAGCCAGAAATGGAAGTTTCACAGATTCAATTCAACTTCTGGATCTTTTTCTCCAATGCTCTTTGTGCTCTAGCcttgaacttctccattttcttgGTTATCGGTCGAACTGGTGCAGTCACTATTCGGGTTGCAGGTGTCCTAAAAGATTGGATATTGATTGCGCTTTCAACTGTAGTGTTTCCAGAGTCTACTATTACAGGGCTGAACATAGTCGGCTATGCAATTG CTCTTTGCGGTGTTGTTATGTACAATTACATTAAGGTGAAGGATGTCCGCGCTTCCCAAGCACCTTCCGATGGTATTGCTGAAAGAATGGGAAAG GACTGGAAACTGGAGAAGAAGTCATCTGATATATATGTACCGAACAGCGACAATGACAATGAGAGAGGCATTGCCGGGAGTTTGTCAGGCTCTGACTCCAAAGTTGATGAGGAAGCGCCTCTCATTACGACATCAAGGTTGTCACACATTGGGCGTACGCAGCTTGGCAGCCATGCTGTATGA
- the LOC104434074 gene encoding RING-H2 finger protein ATL47, whose translation MKVTTSHGSLRTHPRPEMSLFQSKIEQEQPNAARTPLRILSFSSPPLPLSSGGYQEQSTPSSSSSNKISPAVSFFIVVFAVVFFISAFLHLLIRFLTKNRYPPHIPESNRDPQGSGSNAFQGQLQQLFHLHDSGLDQAFINSLPVFRYKEIMGLKEPFDCAVCLCEFSEQDELRLLPLCSHAFHIDCIDTWLLSNSSCPLCRGSLYGHGIAIENPVFHFDEPREEDGLPAAGESGIPPARKPEESSILSSKRVFSVRLGKLRNSNGRAERKMGEASTSGSKLDSRRCYSMGSYQYVVCDMELQVASSPNRGDGGGGGGNGSSLGITKRSGGREGNSNSDADTGEGKRISIGNRGESFSVSKIWLWSKKTRIPSPESHIGSAPLASGSQWIGRSQVT comes from the coding sequence atgaaggtgacAACTTCTCATGGTTCTTTGAGGACACACCCTCGTCCCGAAATGTCTCTGTTTCAATCCAAGATCGAGCAGGAGCAGCCTAATGCTGCCCGGACTCCATTGCGCATTCTCTCGTTTTCCTCCCCTCCTTTGCCGCTTAGCAGCGGTGGCTACCAAGAACAATCAacaccatcatcttcttcgagtAATAAAATTAGCCCGGCAGTTTCATTCTTTATAGTCGTCTTTGCCGTTGTCTTCTTCATATCTGCTTTTCTCCACTTGCTGATCAGATTCCTCACAAAGAATAGATACCCTCCACATATCCCTGAATCTAATAGAGACCCTCAGGGCTCAGGGTCTAATGCTTTTCAAGGGCAATTGCAGCAACTGTTCCATCTCCATGACTCCGGCCTCGATCAAGCCTTCATAAATTCTCTTCCCGTCTTCCGGTATAAGGAGATCATGGGTCTTAAAGAGCCGTTCGACTGTGCCGTTTGTCTCTGTGAATTCTCCGAACAGGACGAGTTGAGATTGCTTCCGCTATGTAGTCATGCTTTCCACATCGATTGCATAGACACATGGTTACTTTCCAATTCTAGTTGTCCTCTTTGCAGAGGGTCACTGTACGGGCATGGGATTGCAATCGAAAACCCTGTTTTTCATTTCGATGAGCCGCGGGAAGAAGATGGGTTGCCTGCTGCTGGAGAGAGTGGGATACCTCCTGCTAGGAAGCCAGAAGAAAGTAGTATCCTTTCTTCAAAGAGGGTATTTTCGGTTAGACTGGGCAAGCTGAGAAATTCTAATGGTAGAGCTGAACGAAAGATGGGAGAGGCTAGTACCAGTGGCAGTAAGCTGGACTCAAGGAGGTGTTATTCGATGGGTTCGTACCAATACGTAGTTTGTGATATGGAGTTGCAAGTAGCCTCGTCCCCAAACCgtggggacggcggcggcggcggcggcaacggcagCAGCCTGGGAATCACAAAAAGGAGCGGTGGACGAGAAGGGAACTCCAATTCCGATGCTGACACTGGGGAGGGGAAGAGGATTAGCATCGGGAATAGAGGCGAAAGCTTTTCTGTTTCCAAGATCTGGCTTTGGTCTAAGAAGACTAGAATCCCAAGTCCAGAAAGTCACATAGGCAGTGCCCCCCTCGCTTCGGGTTCGCAATGGATCGGTAGATCTCAGGTCACATGA
- the LOC104434077 gene encoding rRNA-processing protein fcf2, with amino-acid sequence MGKAVIGLSWEPKLPAFTSSLTPASGAGPKPGKMPSGSESGALWKPSSELIEGLFVPPTNPKKLNKLLRKEVKDTAGSSWFDMPAPTLTPELKKDLQLLKLRTVIDPKRHYKKGDAKSKTLPKYFQVGTVVASATEFYSGRLTKKERKATLADELLSDHKLRDYRKRKVREIEEEKRPAGNEKWKIKGRQSMRRAKQRRH; translated from the exons ATGGGGAAGGCGGTGATTGGGCTCTCCTGGGAGCCGAAGCTGCCGGCTTTCACGTCTTCGCTCACCCCCGCCAGCGGCGCCGGCCCTAAACCCGGGAAGATGCCATCGGGGAGCGAAAGCGGGGCTCTTTGGAAGCCGAGCTCGGAGCTGATCGAGGGGCTCTTCGTACCGCCCACCAATCCCAAGAAGCTGAATAAGCTCCTGAGGAAGGAAGTCAAGGACACTGCTGGTTCTAGTTG GTTCGATATGCCTGCCCCGACTTTAACGCCAGAATTGAAGAAAGATCTGCAGTTACTAAAG TTAAGGACTGTCATTGACCCGAAGAGACATTACAAAAAGGGTGATGCAAAATCCAAAACTTTGCCCAAATATTTCCAG GTTGGCACAGTGGTAGCATCTGCAACGGAGTTTTACAGTGGTAGACTGACTaagaaggagaggaaggcgACACTTGCTGATGAGCTGCTTTCAGATCACAAGCTCAGGGACTACAG GAAGCGCAAGGTACGGgagatagaagaagaaaagaggccTGCTGGAAATGAGAAATGGAAGATAAAAGGTCGACAATCGATGAGGCGTGCTAAGCAAAGGAGGCACTGA